A genomic stretch from Coffea arabica cultivar ET-39 chromosome 10c, Coffea Arabica ET-39 HiFi, whole genome shotgun sequence includes:
- the LOC113713934 gene encoding eugenol synthase 1-like codes for MERNESTKILIFERTGYISSYMVKASTNLGYPTYVYSRPTSPNIDLLNEFHSSGVTIFKGAMDEHEKLVLVLKEVDIVISALACPQVLDQLKIIEAIKVAGNIKRFLPSDFGCEEDRVTMLPSFQEFLNKKKKIRRATEAEGIPYTFVSANCFRAYFVNYLLRPHDHEKEDITVYGSGEAKGTVLLIWYEGNEGEELQRQRNEGEEVQRTRNGADSAVLPLRKANQECNFVPQHNACITFLFIINLVLLAIYLFIQIVKAITVSCSSNSRCVPSCLALTGHA; via the exons atggaaagaaatgaGAGTACTAAAATCCTCATCTTTGAGCGGACTGGATATATTAGTAGCTACATGGTGAAGGCAAGCACAAATTTGGGATATCCAACTTATGTCTATTCCAGGCCTACCTCCCCCAACATAGATTTGCTTAATGAGTTCCATTCTTCGGGTGTCAcaatattcaag GGTGCAATGGATGAGCATGAGAAACTAGTGTTGGTTCTTAAAGAAGTTGATATTGTGATTTCTGCATTAGCATGCCCTCAAGTTCTTGACCAATTGAAAATTATTGAGGCCATCAAAGTTGCTGGTAACATAAAG AGGTTTCTACCGTCAGATTTTGGATGTGAAGAAGATAGAGTAACTATGCTGCCTTCCTTTCAAGAATTTctaaataagaagaagaagataaggAGAGCCACTGAAGCAGAAGGGATCCCATATACGTTTGTGTCTGCAAATTGCTTTAGAGCATATTTTGTCAATTACTTGCTTCGTCCACATGACCACGAGAAGGAGGACATAACCGTGTATGGCAGTGGGGAGGCCAAGGGTACTGTTCTTCTTATT TGGTATGAAGGAAATGAAGGTGAAGAGTTGCAGAGGCAAAGAAATGAAGGTGAAGAAGTGCAGCGTACAAGAAATGGTGCTGATTCTGCAGTGCTTCCATTGAGGAAAGCAAACCAGGAATGTAACTTTGTGCCTCAACATAATGCATGCATCACTTTCTTGTTCATCATCAATCTTGTACTCTTAGCAATTTATCTTTTCATTCAAATTGTTAAAGCAATCACAGTTTCTTGTTCCAGTAATAGTAGATGTGTTCCAAGCTGTTTGGCCCTTACTGGTCATGCATGA